A region of Mesorhizobium sp. AR02 DNA encodes the following proteins:
- the fliN gene encoding flagellar motor switch protein FliN, producing MAKTKVEAELDQPDEQLDRAIEELRGVLHEEEQRPDAAFRAAAGANSNVIMNIPVDVQIILGSTEMAVADLMALQKGSTVALNRRIGEPVDVVVNGRKIARGEITVLESDPSRFGIRLTEIIAGTKGA from the coding sequence ATGGCCAAGACCAAAGTGGAAGCAGAACTCGACCAGCCGGACGAGCAGCTCGACCGCGCCATCGAGGAATTGCGCGGGGTCCTGCATGAGGAGGAGCAGCGTCCGGACGCGGCGTTCAGGGCGGCCGCGGGCGCCAATTCGAACGTCATCATGAACATCCCTGTCGATGTCCAGATCATCCTGGGCAGCACCGAGATGGCGGTTGCCGATCTGATGGCGCTGCAGAAGGGCTCGACCGTGGCGCTCAACCGCCGCATCGGCGAACCGGTCGACGTCGTGGTCAACGGCCGCAAGATCGCGCGCGGCGAGATCACGGTGCTTGAGAGCGACCCCTCGCGCTTCGGCATCAGGCTGACCGAAATCATCGCCGGCACGAAGGGCGCCTAA
- the motA gene encoding flagellar motor stator protein MotA encodes MGILIGLVVTLGCVLGGFMAMGGHLHVLVQPWEAVVICGAALGTFLVANPMKTVKDTGRGILEAFKQAVPKEQDYLETLGVLHSLMRELRSKSRSEVEAHIDNPEESAIFQAFPTVLKNHDLMNFICDYCRIIIIGNARSHEIEALMDEEIQTIRSDKMKAYHALVAVGDGLPALGIVAAVLGVVKAMGALDQSPEILGGLIGAALVGTFLGIFLSYAVVGPVATKIKTVREKKNRLYIIVKQTLLAYMNGALPQVAIEFGRKTISSYERPTIDAVEQSTMNTGSAEKKAA; translated from the coding sequence GTGGGCATTCTCATTGGACTTGTGGTGACGCTCGGCTGCGTCCTTGGCGGTTTCATGGCCATGGGCGGGCATCTGCACGTGCTGGTCCAGCCCTGGGAAGCCGTGGTCATCTGCGGCGCTGCATTGGGTACCTTCCTGGTCGCCAACCCGATGAAGACGGTCAAGGATACCGGCAGGGGCATTCTTGAAGCCTTCAAGCAGGCGGTGCCGAAGGAACAGGATTACCTGGAAACGCTCGGCGTGCTGCACAGCCTGATGCGCGAACTGCGCTCGAAATCGCGCAGCGAAGTCGAGGCGCATATCGACAATCCGGAAGAATCAGCCATCTTCCAGGCCTTTCCGACGGTGCTCAAGAATCACGATCTGATGAATTTCATCTGCGACTACTGCCGCATCATCATCATCGGCAATGCCCGCTCGCACGAGATCGAGGCGCTGATGGACGAGGAGATCCAGACCATCCGGTCCGACAAGATGAAGGCCTATCACGCGCTGGTCGCGGTCGGCGACGGCCTGCCGGCGCTGGGCATCGTCGCCGCGGTGCTTGGCGTGGTCAAGGCGATGGGTGCACTCGACCAGTCGCCAGAAATCCTCGGCGGCCTGATCGGCGCCGCACTTGTCGGCACCTTCCTCGGCATCTTCCTGTCCTACGCTGTGGTCGGGCCCGTCGCCACCAAGATCAAGACGGTGCGCGAGAAGAAGAACCGCCTCTACATCATCGTCAAGCAGACGCTGCTCGCCTACATGAACGGTGCGCTGCCGCAGGTGGCGATCGAATTCGGCCGCAAGACCATCTCATCCTATGAACGGCCGACCATCGACGCCGTCGAGCAGAGCACGATGAACACCGGCAGCGCCGAGAAGAAGGCCGCTTGA
- a CDS encoding flagellar motor switch protein FliG yields the protein MTPLTTLTRAQKAAAILVAMGKPSASRLLKFFKQEELKALIEGARLLRTIPQSDLERIVAEFEAEFTEGAGLLDSADRMDTILNESLSPEEMSAIMGNKKPEAAPEGPPPIWPDLEKLEPSRLGTFLAGEHPQTAAMVLSKLAPQAAASVLLTLTKPMRGEIIKRMVTMANVPDAATRIVENRLRASVLAETSTKDTSAGQARVASVLNELDKPLLEEVMQDLEAAGTPDLDGVRARLFAFDDLPLLTQKARVLLFDGLSTELVTLALRGTSAALAEAVLSAIGARSRRMIEAELGQGSEGIPLADIMTARKTIVTTTIRLSREGAFELPATQNAA from the coding sequence ATGACGCCGCTGACGACCCTGACGCGCGCCCAGAAGGCGGCCGCCATATTGGTGGCAATGGGCAAGCCGTCCGCCAGCCGCCTCTTGAAATTCTTCAAGCAGGAAGAGCTGAAGGCGCTGATCGAGGGCGCCCGGCTGCTCAGGACCATTCCGCAGAGCGATCTCGAGCGCATCGTTGCCGAATTCGAGGCCGAGTTCACCGAGGGCGCCGGCCTGCTCGATTCCGCCGACAGGATGGACACCATCCTCAACGAATCGCTGTCGCCCGAAGAGATGAGCGCCATCATGGGCAACAAGAAACCGGAGGCGGCACCTGAAGGGCCGCCGCCGATCTGGCCCGATCTCGAAAAGCTCGAACCCTCGCGGCTGGGCACCTTCCTGGCCGGCGAACATCCGCAGACGGCGGCCATGGTGCTGTCGAAGCTGGCGCCGCAGGCGGCGGCGAGCGTGCTTTTGACGCTGACCAAGCCGATGCGCGGCGAAATCATCAAGCGCATGGTGACGATGGCCAATGTTCCCGACGCCGCCACCAGGATCGTCGAGAACCGGCTGCGCGCCAGCGTGCTGGCGGAAACCTCGACCAAGGACACTTCGGCCGGGCAGGCGCGCGTCGCCAGCGTGCTCAACGAGCTGGACAAGCCACTGCTCGAGGAGGTCATGCAGGACCTGGAAGCCGCCGGCACGCCAGACCTCGACGGTGTGCGGGCACGGCTTTTCGCTTTCGACGACTTGCCGCTGCTCACCCAGAAGGCGCGCGTGCTTTTGTTCGACGGGCTGTCGACCGAGCTCGTCACGCTGGCGCTGCGCGGCACGTCGGCGGCGCTCGCCGAAGCGGTGCTGTCGGCGATCGGCGCGCGGTCGCGGCGCATGATCGAAGCCGAACTCGGACAGGGGTCGGAAGGGATTCCCCTCGCCGACATCATGACGGCGCGCAAGACGATCGTGACGACGACGATCCGGCTGTCGCGTGAAGGCGCATTCGAACTTCCCGCGACACAGAACGCCGCCTAA
- a CDS encoding helix-turn-helix transcriptional regulator has product MSSPAALLQSDTLGSRLTSRGDLTSFFMELTAEIGADSYMLVAIVHDQDRNDARIVSSNWIFDAIELIGKRLIASLAQGTLTVAPGIRPRPLVAAEAPDADGLVSGEEARLLDVLGHAEIYSLRLNVGRQRLFALFSAAAAGQIDQPALMKAQLKCCYALSHIPQLIAAAAMQDPLSDRERECLFWVSEGKTTDEVAVILGVSSNTVNSYITHAIQKFAASNRAMAIATAIRSGII; this is encoded by the coding sequence ATGAGCAGTCCCGCCGCGCTTCTTCAATCCGATACATTGGGCTCGCGCCTGACGTCGCGCGGTGATTTGACCAGCTTCTTCATGGAGCTGACCGCCGAGATCGGCGCCGACAGCTACATGCTGGTTGCCATCGTCCATGACCAGGACCGCAACGACGCGCGCATCGTCTCCTCGAACTGGATCTTCGACGCCATCGAACTGATCGGCAAGCGGCTGATCGCCAGCCTTGCCCAGGGGACCCTCACCGTCGCGCCCGGCATCCGCCCAAGGCCGCTGGTGGCCGCCGAGGCGCCCGACGCCGACGGGCTGGTCTCCGGCGAAGAGGCCCGCCTCCTCGACGTGCTCGGCCATGCCGAGATCTATTCGCTCAGGCTGAATGTCGGCCGACAGCGCCTGTTTGCCCTGTTCTCGGCGGCGGCGGCCGGCCAGATCGACCAGCCGGCGCTGATGAAGGCGCAGCTGAAATGCTGCTACGCACTCTCGCATATTCCGCAGCTGATCGCTGCCGCGGCCATGCAGGATCCGCTGTCGGACCGCGAGCGCGAATGCCTGTTCTGGGTCTCGGAAGGCAAGACCACCGATGAGGTGGCGGTCATCCTTGGCGTGTCCTCCAACACCGTCAACAGCTACATCACCCACGCCATCCAGAAATTCGCGGCCAGCAACCGCGCGATGGCCATCGCCACGGCGATCAGGAGTGGCATCATTTGA
- a CDS encoding helix-turn-helix transcriptional regulator, giving the protein MKQADIKDAAEALFNEQRSPFGAFSLSSETHHAVTIPDAVRRCRWISVDINASAFGLYFVSPSPERARLVPCFDSDYPGIAVATKFISGANGEEIVRHTHNSTEPRWWTDDGVAAMAETFSNLAWTAQMAPLAPGTSGIAFPVHADRGQCGLVVFLGSEIALPQDALYEIHARCFSLFAAVARIRPGDTGRMRAISKRELECLKLTANGNTSEEIARLLKLSVHTANQYLTQSTQKLNAVNRNQAVAKALRLGLIE; this is encoded by the coding sequence TTGAAACAAGCCGACATCAAGGATGCAGCGGAGGCCCTTTTCAACGAGCAGCGCAGCCCGTTCGGCGCCTTCTCGCTAAGTTCCGAAACCCATCACGCCGTCACCATTCCCGATGCCGTGCGCCGCTGCCGCTGGATATCAGTCGACATCAACGCCTCGGCCTTCGGCCTGTACTTCGTCAGCCCGTCGCCGGAGCGGGCGCGGCTGGTCCCGTGTTTCGATTCCGACTATCCCGGCATTGCGGTGGCGACGAAGTTCATCTCGGGCGCCAATGGCGAAGAGATCGTGCGCCACACCCACAATTCCACGGAGCCACGCTGGTGGACGGATGACGGCGTCGCCGCGATGGCCGAGACGTTCAGCAACCTCGCCTGGACCGCGCAGATGGCACCACTGGCGCCCGGCACCAGCGGCATAGCCTTTCCCGTCCACGCCGATCGCGGCCAATGCGGCCTCGTCGTCTTCCTGGGATCCGAGATCGCGTTGCCGCAGGACGCGCTCTACGAAATCCACGCCCGCTGCTTTTCCCTGTTCGCCGCCGTCGCCCGTATTCGTCCCGGTGACACCGGCAGGATGCGCGCCATCTCCAAGCGCGAACTCGAATGCCTGAAGCTGACCGCCAACGGCAACACCAGCGAGGAGATCGCGCGGCTCCTGAAGCTGTCGGTGCACACCGCCAACCAGTATCTGACGCAGTCGACGCAGAAGCTCAACGCCGTCAACCGCAACCAGGCGGTCGCCAAGGCGCTGCGGCTAGGCCTGATCGAATAG
- a CDS encoding DUF1217 domain-containing protein codes for MLDTFTSYQLITKDISKSIDRIEQQPTVDRDTKYYLANITKVKSIDDFVNNDRLFKYAMKAYGLENMDYAKAFMVKALKEGVSTSSSFANKLTDKRYAAFVSAFNFAANGADATIYNKAQQLVTKNYATQAQIAGLDPNSDYVKGETTYYLANITKVKSVDDLMSNSRLYTYALAAFGLDSATENKDLIKSVLQGGVRDPNSVANKQTNPAYAALASAFNFEQYGENATTINPAQQPTVDKYMRQTLEEDAGQTNEGVRLALYFQRKAPDITSWYDVLADTALATVVRTALGLPDSFATADIDKQAQLFAQKLNISDFSDPQKLGKFLTRFTSMYEINNPTSTAVTSVSVLFAQPVTVGISTDLMMAMQKLKF; via the coding sequence TTGCTCGATACCTTTACCAGCTACCAATTGATCACCAAAGACATCAGCAAGTCGATCGACCGCATCGAGCAACAGCCGACGGTCGATCGCGATACCAAATATTATCTCGCCAACATCACCAAGGTGAAATCGATCGACGATTTCGTCAACAATGACCGGCTGTTCAAATATGCCATGAAGGCCTACGGGCTGGAGAATATGGACTACGCCAAGGCCTTCATGGTCAAGGCGCTCAAGGAAGGCGTTTCGACCTCCAGCAGTTTCGCCAACAAGCTGACCGACAAGCGCTACGCCGCGTTCGTCAGCGCCTTCAACTTCGCCGCCAACGGCGCCGATGCCACCATCTACAACAAGGCGCAGCAGCTGGTGACGAAGAACTATGCCACGCAGGCGCAAATCGCCGGCCTCGATCCGAATTCGGACTATGTGAAGGGCGAGACCACGTATTATCTCGCCAACATCACCAAGGTGAAGTCCGTCGACGACCTGATGTCGAACAGCCGGCTCTACACCTACGCGCTGGCCGCGTTCGGTCTCGATTCGGCGACGGAGAACAAGGACCTGATCAAGTCGGTCCTGCAAGGTGGCGTGCGCGACCCCAACAGCGTCGCCAACAAGCAGACGAACCCGGCCTACGCCGCACTGGCCTCGGCCTTCAACTTCGAGCAATACGGCGAGAACGCCACCACCATCAATCCGGCGCAGCAGCCAACCGTCGACAAGTATATGCGCCAGACGCTTGAGGAGGATGCCGGCCAGACCAACGAGGGTGTGCGGCTGGCGCTCTATTTCCAGCGCAAGGCGCCCGACATCACCAGTTGGTATGACGTGCTGGCCGACACGGCACTAGCCACCGTCGTGCGCACCGCGCTGGGTCTCCCCGATTCCTTCGCCACCGCCGACATAGACAAGCAGGCGCAGCTGTTCGCGCAGAAACTCAACATCTCGGATTTCTCCGACCCGCAGAAACTCGGCAAGTTCCTGACCCGCTTCACCAGCATGTACGAGATCAACAATCCGACCTCGACGGCCGTGACGTCAGTCAGCGTGCTGTTCGCCCAGCCGGTCACGGTGGGCATCTCCACCGACCTGATGATGGCCATGCAGAAGTTGAAGTTCTGA
- a CDS encoding FliM/FliN family flagellar motor switch protein, producing the protein MTSPGSPAQARSLIIERLVGDSGEAAQVIGTGRAMAERAAPLLQKSLTSELGVPVTVDLRAVEVSRVAEARSRAGDTFAMTIVASSTSSDAMTLVIDAPAIAIMVCTLFGGDPETPASPIERDLSQIEVDVSTMLFQQVAQALNGSGRRSLDLRLPVPRAMSGAEAKRHVLRDGAALRIVLGISTPADSGTVTVTMPQRIVLASRDGAANAGGDDHGPSWRERFSEEVMRSTVALEATMPLARLTLGDLASLEVGQVIDFEETAQSRARLSARGQTLFVCEFGKLGQNYTVRIRHPFDAGQDFIDGLMPAGAGRA; encoded by the coding sequence ATGACCAGTCCGGGCAGCCCAGCGCAAGCGCGCTCGTTGATCATCGAGCGCCTGGTCGGCGACAGTGGCGAGGCCGCCCAGGTCATCGGTACCGGCCGGGCCATGGCCGAGCGCGCCGCGCCGCTGTTGCAAAAGAGCCTGACCAGTGAGCTTGGCGTTCCGGTCACCGTCGATCTCAGGGCCGTCGAGGTCAGCCGCGTCGCGGAGGCGCGCTCGCGTGCCGGCGATACGTTTGCCATGACCATCGTGGCATCATCCACGTCTTCCGATGCCATGACCCTGGTGATCGATGCGCCGGCGATAGCGATCATGGTCTGCACGCTGTTCGGCGGCGACCCGGAGACGCCGGCATCGCCGATCGAGCGTGATCTGTCGCAGATCGAGGTTGATGTCTCGACCATGCTGTTTCAGCAGGTCGCGCAGGCACTGAACGGATCGGGGCGGCGCTCGCTCGACCTGCGTCTGCCCGTACCGCGCGCGATGTCGGGCGCCGAAGCCAAACGGCACGTTTTGCGTGATGGCGCGGCACTGCGCATCGTTCTTGGCATCTCGACGCCAGCCGACAGCGGCACAGTGACTGTGACGATGCCGCAGCGTATCGTGCTGGCCAGCCGCGACGGCGCTGCGAACGCCGGTGGGGATGACCACGGCCCGAGCTGGCGGGAGCGCTTTTCGGAAGAGGTGATGCGCTCGACGGTGGCGCTCGAAGCCACCATGCCGCTGGCGCGGCTGACGCTTGGCGACCTCGCCAGTCTCGAAGTGGGCCAGGTCATCGACTTCGAGGAAACGGCGCAATCAAGGGCTCGGCTCAGTGCGCGCGGCCAGACGCTGTTCGTATGCGAGTTCGGCAAACTGGGGCAGAATTACACCGTCCGAATCAGGCATCCTTTCGATGCCGGGCAGGATTTCATCGATGGGCTCATGCCGGCCGGTGCCGGGCGCGCCTGA
- the fliI gene encoding flagellar protein export ATPase FliI — MSLDRSSIRAPEIQLQPAPEDRLAALERVFRRFSNADGLVKRGGLVTEVTPTHYKVRGLSDFARLGDMVEQRGQTGARRGEIVKISRDEVVVAPFERSADAGIGDAVFRRGPLAVAPHGSWRGRTIDALTRAIDGGPPLIRGDDLSGSSTTPGAMARQRVGTAFMTGVKVIDIFTPLCFGQRMGVFAGSGVGKSTLLAMLAGADAFDTVVVALIGERGREVREFLEDTIGDSMAKTVAVVATSDESAMMRRRAPDTAMRVAEHFRDQGHRVLLVLDSITRFAHALREVATGTGEPPVARGYPASVFTELPKLLERAGPGAEGKGSITAIISVLVDGDDHNDPVADSVRGILDGHVVLDRAIAEQGRYPPVNPLSSISRLAGKAWSVEQRALVTRLKSMISRFEDTRDIRLLGAYQGGADAELDIAVRQVPLIYEALTQSPRDRPSADPFSDLARHLKGKLNAESGD; from the coding sequence ATGTCGCTCGACCGGTCCTCCATCCGCGCACCCGAAATCCAGCTCCAGCCGGCGCCGGAGGACCGTTTGGCCGCGTTGGAACGGGTATTTCGACGCTTCAGCAACGCCGATGGGCTGGTCAAGCGCGGCGGTCTCGTCACCGAAGTCACGCCGACGCATTACAAGGTGCGCGGCCTTTCCGATTTCGCCAGGCTGGGCGACATGGTCGAACAGCGCGGCCAGACCGGCGCGCGCCGCGGCGAGATCGTCAAGATCAGCCGCGACGAGGTCGTCGTAGCGCCCTTTGAACGCAGCGCCGATGCCGGTATCGGCGATGCCGTGTTTCGCAGGGGTCCGCTCGCGGTGGCGCCGCACGGTTCATGGCGCGGCCGCACCATCGACGCGCTCACCCGGGCGATCGATGGCGGCCCGCCGCTGATCAGGGGCGACGACCTGTCGGGCAGTTCCACGACGCCCGGTGCCATGGCACGGCAGCGCGTCGGCACCGCCTTCATGACCGGCGTCAAGGTCATCGACATCTTCACGCCGCTGTGCTTCGGCCAGCGCATGGGCGTCTTTGCCGGTTCGGGCGTCGGCAAGTCGACGCTGCTCGCCATGCTCGCCGGCGCCGACGCGTTCGACACAGTCGTCGTGGCGCTGATCGGCGAACGCGGCCGCGAGGTCCGGGAATTCCTCGAGGACACGATCGGCGACAGCATGGCCAAGACCGTGGCCGTCGTCGCCACCAGCGACGAGAGCGCCATGATGCGCCGGCGCGCGCCCGACACCGCCATGCGCGTCGCCGAGCACTTTCGCGACCAGGGCCACCGTGTGCTCCTGGTGCTGGATTCGATCACCCGCTTCGCCCATGCCTTGCGTGAGGTGGCGACGGGAACCGGCGAGCCGCCGGTCGCGCGCGGCTATCCCGCCTCGGTTTTCACCGAACTGCCCAAGCTGCTCGAGCGCGCCGGGCCGGGGGCTGAAGGAAAGGGCTCGATCACCGCCATCATCTCCGTGCTGGTCGACGGCGACGACCACAACGATCCGGTCGCCGATTCCGTGCGCGGCATTCTTGACGGCCATGTCGTGCTCGACCGCGCGATCGCCGAACAGGGCCGCTATCCGCCGGTCAATCCGCTGTCGTCCATATCGCGCCTGGCCGGCAAGGCCTGGAGTGTCGAACAGCGCGCTTTGGTGACGCGGCTGAAGTCGATGATCTCCCGCTTCGAGGACACGCGCGACATCCGCCTGCTCGGCGCCTATCAGGGCGGCGCCGACGCCGAGCTCGACATCGCCGTGCGCCAGGTGCCGCTGATCTACGAGGCGCTGACGCAATCGCCCAGGGACCGCCCGTCAGCCGATCCGTTCTCCGACCTCGCCCGCCATCTCAAGGGAAAGCTGAATGCCGAATCAGGAGACTGA
- the flgF gene encoding flagellar basal-body rod protein FlgF has translation MQDSLYVALSAQMALERRLDTIADNVANANTVGFRATGVKFEDVVSGTGQKSVSFASSGKTYLSGAHGSLSETGNPFDFAIQGDAWFAIDTPAGTVMTRDGRFSMNENGELMSIEGHPVLDAGGAPIQLDPRNGPPKAGADGSLRQNDQLVGSIGLYNFDPGQNFVRYGNSGIVPSRTPEPVTDRSDVGIAQGFVEESNVNPVLEMTRLIMVQRAFENTAALMRQTDSSTDEAIKTLGSKS, from the coding sequence ATGCAGGACAGTCTCTACGTCGCCCTTTCCGCGCAGATGGCGCTCGAGCGCCGGCTCGACACGATCGCCGACAACGTCGCCAACGCCAACACCGTCGGCTTTCGCGCCACCGGCGTGAAATTCGAGGACGTGGTATCGGGTACCGGACAGAAATCGGTGTCCTTCGCCTCGTCGGGCAAGACCTATCTTTCGGGCGCCCATGGGTCCCTGAGCGAGACCGGCAATCCGTTCGATTTCGCCATCCAGGGCGACGCCTGGTTCGCCATCGACACGCCGGCCGGCACCGTCATGACCCGCGACGGCCGCTTCTCGATGAACGAAAATGGCGAGCTGATGTCGATCGAAGGCCATCCGGTGCTCGACGCCGGCGGCGCGCCGATCCAGCTCGACCCCCGCAACGGCCCGCCCAAGGCCGGCGCCGACGGCTCGCTGCGCCAGAACGACCAGCTTGTCGGCTCGATCGGCCTCTACAATTTCGATCCGGGTCAGAATTTCGTGCGTTACGGCAATTCTGGCATTGTGCCTTCGCGCACCCCCGAGCCGGTCACTGATCGCTCCGATGTCGGCATAGCCCAGGGTTTCGTCGAGGAATCCAACGTCAATCCGGTGCTGGAGATGACCCGGCTGATCATGGTCCAGCGCGCCTTCGAGAACACCGCGGCCCTGATGCGGCAGACGGATTCCTCCACCGACGAGGCGATCAAGACGCTCGGCTCGAAGTCGTAG
- the flhB gene encoding flagellar biosynthesis protein FlhB, translating to MSDTTDKDSKTEEATEKKVRDTIEQGKLPHSKETAILASFVAILVFTVFYAKDAVIDLGMFLSMFLEKPEAWPMDTETDVIALYKLVMLEVGRALISLLVLLTVAGIGASVLQNMPQFVGERIRPQLSRISITKGWTRMFGAQGWVEFLKSLAKVGFAIAVLTFTLSEDHRKLLAGMITNPVAFGLVIRGIAVDILVAIVFVMGLIAAIDIVWSRFHWKQDLRMSKQEVKDEFKQSEGDPIVKSRLRSLARDRARKRMMTAVPRATLIIANPTHFSIALKYVRDEDSAPLVVAKGQDLVALKIREIAKEHNIPIFEDVALARSMYKQVSVDNVIPSQFYQAVAELVRIVYSKKAERRQIS from the coding sequence ATGTCCGACACCACCGACAAGGACTCCAAAACCGAAGAGGCGACGGAAAAGAAGGTCCGCGACACCATCGAACAGGGCAAGCTGCCCCATTCGAAGGAAACCGCAATCCTCGCCTCCTTCGTCGCCATACTGGTTTTCACCGTCTTCTATGCCAAGGACGCGGTCATCGACCTCGGCATGTTCCTGTCGATGTTCCTCGAGAAGCCCGAGGCCTGGCCGATGGACACCGAAACCGATGTCATCGCGCTCTACAAGCTCGTCATGCTGGAAGTGGGCCGCGCCCTCATCAGCCTGCTGGTGCTTTTGACGGTTGCCGGCATCGGCGCCTCGGTGCTCCAGAACATGCCGCAATTCGTCGGCGAGCGGATCAGGCCGCAGCTTTCACGCATTTCGATCACCAAGGGCTGGACCCGGATGTTCGGCGCCCAGGGCTGGGTCGAGTTCCTGAAATCCCTGGCAAAGGTCGGCTTCGCCATCGCCGTGCTCACCTTCACGCTGTCGGAGGATCATCGCAAGCTGCTCGCCGGAATGATCACCAATCCCGTCGCTTTCGGCCTCGTCATCCGCGGCATCGCGGTCGACATCCTGGTGGCGATCGTCTTCGTCATGGGACTGATCGCGGCGATCGACATCGTCTGGTCACGCTTCCACTGGAAGCAGGACCTGCGCATGAGCAAGCAGGAGGTGAAGGACGAGTTCAAGCAGTCCGAGGGCGACCCGATCGTCAAGTCGCGGCTGCGCTCGCTGGCGCGCGACCGTGCGCGCAAGCGGATGATGACAGCGGTACCGCGCGCGACGCTGATCATCGCCAACCCGACCCACTTCTCGATCGCGCTCAAATATGTGCGCGACGAGGATTCGGCACCGCTGGTGGTGGCCAAGGGGCAGGATCTGGTGGCGCTGAAAATCCGCGAGATTGCGAAGGAGCACAACATCCCGATCTTCGAGGACGTGGCGCTTGCCCGCTCCATGTACAAGCAAGTTTCGGTCGATAATGTGATCCCGTCGCAATTCTACCAGGCCGTCGCCGAACTGGTGCGGATCGTCTACTCGAAAAAGGCTGAGCGCAGACAGATTTCATGA